Within Fusobacterium gonidiaformans ATCC 25563, the genomic segment GAAAGGTAACTTTCCCTTTTTTGTTAATTATTTCTTTATATATTTTTGATATTTGCTTTTCGGTTTCTCAGGAAAAGTCATTCTTAACTTTCCTCCTTCTAATAAAGGTTGGATATAAAATTTCATAGTATGAGAACGATTTTTTAGTTTCAAAAAACTTTGAATTTCTTCTCTGCTTTTTGGAGCCTTACAAAATTCCAACACAGATTCCAATTTATCATGTATGGTATCATGTATGGTAGGTCCCATCGTTTGTGTTATTACCTCAGATAATGGAATTCTAGTACGAAAGATATCTCCTTCTTCAAAGATAGGAATACCTCCTGAATACAATTTAGTATATTTATAAGTATTCCCCCATAGAAATGTTCGTTTACTTATAAAACTCTTGGAAAATTTGATATAAAGAATAATGGTCTTGGATTCCTAGCAGTTCTCTTACAGAATGCATCGAAAGAATCGGATTCCCAATATCGACAGAAGGAATATCAAGTTGAGTTGTTGTAATCGGTCCTATGGTACTTCCACCTTTCATATCGGAACGATTATGGAAAAATTGATATTTCTGCTTTGCCTTTTGACAAATTCCTGTAAAAACTGCAATACTATGAGCATCTGAAGTGTAAGCTTGATTGGCTGCAATTTTAATTGCTACCCCTCCATTCAATACAGGTCTATTGGTCAAATCTTGCTTTTCTGTATAATTAGGATGTAGGGCATGAGCTTGATCGGAAGAAATCAAGAAAGAGTTTGCCAAGGCTCTCATAAATTCTTCTTCTCCTTTTCCTAAACTTAGTACAATTCTTCGTAAGGTGTTCTTTAAGAAAGGACTATTTGCCCCTTGCTTTGTCATACTTCCCACTTCTTCATTATCAGATACTAAAATGACATTACATGCTTTTGATTTTTTACTCGTTAATAAAGCTTCCAGACTGGCATGAGCCATTCCTAGATTGTCGATTCTTCCTGATTGTACAAACTCCTGTTTCATTCCAATAATTTTTGCCTTTTCTCTATCATAAACAAACAAATCCATTCCTAGAATATCTTCTATTTTCACAGCTAACAAGTCTGCAATTTTTCTTTGTAAAGCTCCCTCTACTTCCATTCCCTTTTCTAAGGTTGCTAAAAATGGTAAAGTATCTTTTTGAGCATTCCAAGAAGTTCCATCATTCACTCCACGATTCATGTGAATACATAAGTTAGGAATAGTCATAAAATCTTCTTGAATATTAACAAATAGAGATTTCGGATGAAAAGCATCCTTCCCTTTTACTGTTACTCGCCCTGCCAAAGACAAAGCTCTATCGAACCAAGTCGATAAAATCGGTCCTCCATACACTTCTGTATTTAGTTTTAAATATTTCCCTTCCACAGACATTTCCGGATTATGTTTCACTCGAAAACAAGGACTATCTGAATGAGAACCTATGATGTGGAAACCTTCTTTTTCTATCTCTCCACTTCCTATTTGAAAAGCTAAAATAGCACTATTATTCTTTGTCACATAATACTTCCCATTCTTTTTTAAATCCCAAGCATCCTGTTCTTGAAGTTCTTCATAACCTTTTGCCTGTAATCTCGCTTTCATTTCTTCCACAGCAAAAAAAGCACAAGGACTCTTATCTAAAAATTCCATTAAATCTTTTGCAAAACTGATTTCTTTTTTCATAGAACTATTTCCTCCTGTTTTTCTTTTTTCCATTATATCATAGAAAAAGGAAATAGAAAATGAGTTATAATTTAGTTTTAAGTGATGATGCAAAAAAACAATTAAAAAACCACCCAAAAATTTCTCTCGGGTGGTTTTCTTCTTTTCTTCTTTTTCCTATTTCAACAAAGCATTCATACTCTTAATAAATTCCGCTGGATTTTCCACAGCAAACCCTTCTAATAATCTTGCTTGGTTGTATAGCACAGACACTAAATTCTTTTTATCTTCTTCATTTTTTTCTTCTTGCAATCTTTGAATCAATGGATGTTCCGGATTCAAAGCCAAAACTTTTTCTGCCTTTACCTTTTCATTTCCCGGCATTTCCGATAAAACTTTTTCCATTTCTAAACTGATGGCTCCCTTAGAAAGCAAAGAAGAGGCTACATTTCCAATATTGGCACTAAAGTTTACCTCCGTAATTTTATCTCCTAAAATATCCTTTACTTCTGCTAGTAAATCTTTATGTTCTTCCGCCGCTTTTTTCGCTTCTTCCTGTTTTTCTTCACTTCCTTCTAACACAAAGTCAGAATCGCTAATAGATTTAAATTTCTTTCCTTCATATTCTTGTAAGACTCGAATCGTAAACTCGTCAATCTTATCTGTAAATAATAGCACTTCTTTTCCTTGTTCCTTCAAAGCTTCCATTTTTGGAAGGGATTTCATAGTAGTTAAGTCATCTCCGGCAACGTATAGAATTTCTTTTGCTTCTCCCATTCTATCCACATATTCTTTTAGACTAACATACTTGTCTTCCAAAGTGGATTGGAAAATCAATAAGTCTTGCAATTTTTCCTTGTTCATTCCGAACATATCTTGCACTCCAAATTTGATGTTCTTTCCGAATTCTTCCCACATTTTTACATAGGTTTCTCTATCATTCTTCCACAATTTTTTCAATTCTGTAATAATTTTCTTTTCTAAATTCTTAGAAATCACTTCTAATTCTTTGTTTTGTTGCAAAATTTCTCTTGATATATTTAAAGATAAAGAATCACAATCCACTAAACCGGATACAAAACTAAAATATTCCGGAATCAATTCTTCACACTTATCCATAATGAAGACATTTTTGGTATATAGTTGTAACCCTCGTTTAAAATTCTTGGTATAGAAATCAAAAGGAGCTTTTTGAGGGATATACAATAAAGCACTGTATTCCACATTTCCTTGCACTTTTAGTGGAAAGTGTAATAAAGGGTCTTGCCAATCATGGAAGTTGGATTTATAGAACTCTTTGTATTCTTCCTCTTTTACTTCTGACTTTGCCTTCTTCCAAATCGGTTGACTTGAATTTAAAGTGTCTTCTCCCATTTTAATTTGATATCGAATATAGTCAGAATATTTTTTTACCAATTCTTTGATTTTCCATTCTTCTAAAAATTGGTCGAATTCTTCTCCCTCTTTTACATGTAAAGTAATTTTGCTTCCTCGGTTTTCCTTTTCAATTTCTTCCACTTCATAGGCACCATCTCCCTTAGAACTCCATTTTACTCCTGTTTCTCCATAAGGGGATTTTGTTTCCAAAGTAACTTCATCCGCTACAATAAACGCAGAGTAGAATCCTACCCCAAATTGTCCTATGATATCCACTTCACTCTTTTGAGCTGCTTCCAATTTTTCTCGAAAAGCCTTTGAACCGGATTTTGCAATCGTTCCTATATTTTCATTAACTTCTTCATAAGTCATACCAATTCCATTGTCTTCAATGCTAATTTCTCGTTTCTCTTTATCCATAGAAAGATGAATTTCCAAAGCATCTCCCCGTTCTAAACTGTCATCTGTCAAAGATTGAAATTTAAATTTATCCAAAGCATCACTCGCATTGGAAATCAATTCTCTTAAGAAAATTTCTTGATTTGTGTAAATAGAATGAATCATTAAATGTAACAATTCTTTTGTTTCTGCTTGAAATATTTTTTCCTCTTTTCTCATTATTTTCTCCTCCTTTTAGCACTCTTATAACACATTGGCTAACAAATTTATTTTATCACAATTTCAAAACATGTCAAGCCTTGAATTATTTTTTTATCCTTTTTCATAAGAAATAATATAAAAAGGGACTATCAAGTCCCTTTTCTTCTAAATTCTATAATTGAATTCCTTTTTTATCTAACATGGTATGAATTCTCTTGATTGCTCTTTCTTTTCCGATAACATATAACACGTTATAAAGATCTGCTCCTCTCGCTTGTCCTGTCATCACAGCTCGAAGTGGCATAAATACTTTTCCTGGTCCTTCTTGCAACTCATCCAATAAAGAATGTAATAAATCCTTTGCTTCCTCCGCAGTAAATTGTTCTTGTTTCCAAGCATTCAATTTTTCTAAGAAAAGAGCAATTGATTTCTTTCCTACTTCATCTTCTAAAGAAGCATGTAATTTTTCTACTGATTTTCTTTCTTTCTTGTTCATATCTTCTGTCACTACCGGTAATTCGTATTCGTCTTCAAAGAAGGTTTTTGACTCTTGTGCTAATTGCTTTAATGTTTGAGCACTTTCTCTTTGAATTGCTACAATTTTTTTATAAGTTTCAAAGTTTGCTATGTATCCTTCTCTTTCAAAGAAAGGTACTGCTAATTTTGTCAATTCTTCTAAATCTTTTAAACGCATTTGATGATTGTTTACCCAACCTAATTTTACCAAGTCAAAAACAGGTCCTCCCAAAGACACTTTATCAATATTAAAGTTATCAATAAATTCTTGTAAGGAGAAGATTTCTTGATTTTCTCCATAAGAGTATCCCATTAACCCTAAGAAGTTAATAATTCCTTCTTTGATATATCCTTCTTCTTTGTACCAAATCAAAGAAACCGGATTTTTTCTCTTGGAAATTTTTGTTCTATCACTATTTCGAAGTAATGGCATATGAATAAATTCCGGAGCTTCCCATCCAAAAGCTTTGTATAATTGAATATGCTTTGGAGTCGATGGAATCCATTCTTCTGCTCGAATGACATGAGTAATTCCCATCAAATGATCATCCACCACATTTGCCAAATGGTAAGTTGGGAAGCCATCTGCTTTCAACAATACTTGGTCATCAATTTTGTTATTTTCAAAAACAATATCTCCTCGAAGTCTATCATGAATCACTGTTTCCCCTTCATAAGGCATCTTCAAACGAATCACATAAGGTTCTCCTGCTGCTAATTTCGCTTCAATTTCTTCCTTTGTCAAAGAACGACAGTGACCATCATATCCTGGAGCTTTTCCCATCGCTTTTTGTCTTTCTCGTAAATTATCTAAACGATCTGAAGTACAGAAACAATAGTAAGCTCCACCTTTTTCTACTAATTCTTTTGCATATTTTACATATAAATCAAAACGTTCTGATTGTCGATAAGAACCATAATCCCCACCTACATCCGGACCTTCTGCATAATCCAAACCTAACCAATGCAACGCATCAAAGATCATTTGTTCTGATCCTTCTGTATATCTATTTTGATCGGTGTCCTCGATTCTTAAAATAAAATCTCCACCATTATGATTCGCAAATGCCAAATTAAACAAAGCAATATATGCAGTTCCTACATGTGGATCTCCTGTAGGAGAAGGAGCAATTCTTGTTCTAATTTTCTTTTCCATTTCCCTCATCCTTTCCTGATTTTTAGATTTATATTCTATTCTATCATAATTTTTGATATTTTTATATACTTTTTTCAATTTTTGTTCACAAAAAATGGAAAAAATTTGACATCATTCGCAAGAAACGATATGATAAGAGCAACTGGATTACAAAATTACAAGGAGGACATATGACAATAGAGAAATTTGAAATCTATTCAGAAAAAAAGAAACTACACGGAAGAAAATATTTAGCAAATGTAGAAAAGAGAAAAAAGAAAACTATCTTAATGTGCCATGGTTTTGCCGGAATTCAAGACTTATTTTTTCCAGCTTATGCTGAAAAATTTGTGGAAGAAGGTTTTGATGTCATTACTTTTGATTATAATGGTTTTGGAGAAAGCGAAGGAACAACAGAGATTGTTCCAAATCATCAAATACAAGATATATTAAATATCATTCTATATATAAAAAGAGACGAAATACTCCAAGAAAATAAGTTATTCCTTTGGGGAACTTCCCTAGGTGGACTTTATGTTCTAAAAGTAGCAACTCTTAGCAAAGAAATTGCAGGACTTTATGCACAGATTACCTTTGCAAATGGTCTAAGAAACAATACTCTTGGCTTAGATGAAGAAGGAGTCCAAAAATATATCAACCAAATTGAAAATATCAAATACAAGGAAATTAAAGACAATAAAGTATTATTACTTCCTTTAAAAAGATTGCTATCCGATGAGCAAAGCAAGGCATTTTTGGAAGACTATAAAGATATTTTTCCGGAACTGATGGCAACGAAATTATCCTTGTCTACCATTAAACAAATCAACGAACTTTGTATTGATAACGACTTAGCAATGATTCAAGTCCCTGTATTACTTGGAAAAGCAATGCAAGATAAGGTAAATTCTCCTATGGAAATGAACTTTATCTATGAGCATTTACAATCGGATAAAAAATTATTGGAACTTGATTGTGGACATTATGAAATTTATGTAGGAGAGGCTTTTGAAAAAGCCATCCAAGAACAAATTTCATGGTTTGAGAAAATATAACAGACACGAATAAAAAACTGCAGCTTAAGTAAGAACTCAAACTGCAGTTTTTCTATTTTTTCTTATTCCAACGTAGGTAGCCATTCATAAAATCATCCAAGTCACCGTCCATAACAGCTTTGATATTTCCGATTTCCACTCCTGTTCTATGATCTTTTACCATAGTATAGGGTTGGAACACATAGGAACGAATTTGGCTTCCCCAACCTATTTCACTTTGCTCTCCTTGAATTTTTTTCATTTCTTCTTCTTTTTTCTTCAACTCTATTTCTAAGAGTTTAGATTTTAACATCTTCATCGCAGTCTCTCGGTTACTTAACTGAGACCGTTCTTTTTGACAAGTCACAACAATCCCTGTTGGAAAATGAGTAATCCGAACAGCCGAATCTGTCATATTGACATGTTGCCCTCCTGCTCCACTCGCTCTATAAGTATCAATCCGAATATCAGAAGCTTCTATTTCCACTTCCACGCTTTCATCTACTTCCGGAACGACTTCCACAGAAGCAAAGGAAGTATGTCGTTTTTTATTCGCATCAAAAGGAGAAATCCGTACCAAACGATGAATTCCTTTTTCACATTTCAAATAACCATAAGCATGATAACCCGATACTAAAAATGTAATGGATTTAATTCCAACAGAATCTCCTGGCATAAAATCCATTTCTTCTACCTTATATTTTTTATCATTGCACCATCTCGTGTACATACGATATAGCATATCTGCCCAATCGCAAGCTTCCGTTCCCCCTGCTCCCGAATGAATGGTTACAATGGCATTATTCCCATCGTATTCCCCATCTAATAACAGACTCGTAGAAAAACTTTCCATGTCTTTTAACAACTGCTTATGTTTTTCTTCCAACTCTATTTGAGACATCTCGTCTCCGGCTTCTACAAACTCAATCAAAACTTCTTCTTCTTCCATTTCTTCTACTAAAGATTGAAAAGACGCAAGCAGAGCTTTTTCTTCATTCATCGTTTTGATGACAGCAGAAGAGCTTCTCTTATCATTCCAAAAACCTTCCTCCATTGTTTGAGCTTCTAAATTTGCAATTTTCTCCTGTCTTTTTTCTAAGTCAAAGAGACCTCCTGATGTCTTCTAATTGTTCTCGCAAATCCGCATATTCTCTTTTACATTCTAAAATATCCATAGTCACTCCTTATTTATTTAAAAACCATTCTACTTTTTCTAAATCCATAAAATGATATATTTGCCCATCTATTTTTACATTCGGTCCTTTCTTACATTGTCCGAAGCATCTTACTTCTTCCAAAATAATGTCCTCTCTTTTCGATAAGGCCTCCCACATCTTTTGATTTTTTTTCCCACAGGTCATTCCTCGACATACAATCACTTTCTTTTTTTCCATTCTATCCTCTCACTCTTCCCAAATCGCAGTAGCTACTGCATATTCTTTACAATGAGATAAAGAGATATGCCAATTATTTTGTGCTATCCCATATAAATATACCAAAGGTTTTCCCAAATCATCATGTAATATCTCAATATCTGTAAAGGAAATTCCTCGAAATCCTGTTCCCATTGCTTTGACAATTGCTTCTTTAGCTGAAAATATAGCTGCGTAGCTTTCCATTTTTTCTCCACGAGCTTTTTGTTCTTCCTGCTCTTTTTCAGTAAATACTTTTTGAAGAAACTGTATCTTTTTCATTGCTTTTTCTATTCTGGAAATTTCAATAATATCTGTTCCAATCCCTCGAATCATAACATTCCATAAGCCTTTCTGGTATTTTGATTAGTCACTTCCACTACTTCTTCATAAGAAATTCCTTTAAGCTCCGCTATCTTCATAGCCACTTCCTTCGTATAAATCGGCTCATTTCTTTGCCCCCGATAAGGAGTCGGAGCCATATAAGGACAATCCGTTTCTAAAATTAAATGTTCTAAAGGAATTTCTTTTACCACTTCCACTAATTTTTTTGCATTTTTAAAAGTTAAGACCCCTCCAATTCCTAAATAGAACCTATCTATCATTTGTTTTGCTGTCTCCACAGAGCCCGGATAACAGTGTAAAATTCCTTTTATGGTTGGAAATTCTTTTAAAATCTTCACAGTATCTTCCATGGCTTCTCGTGTATGAATGACCACAGGTTTCCCAAGTCTCTCTGCTAAAGCTAATTGTTTTCGAAAAATCTCTTGTTGCTCTTCTTTGCTTTTGACCATCCAATGATAGTCCAAACCAATTTCTCCAATTGCTAAAACTTTCTCTTCTTTTGCCATTCTTTCGAATATCTTCTCTAATTCTTCTGTATACTCCTCTTCTTCTGCAGGATGTAACCCAACCGTTGCATAGATAAAAGGATATTTTCTAGCATAATCCAAAGAAATTTGACTACTTTCCAAATCATAACCAATATTTACCACAAAATCCATTTCTTCTTGAATTCTTTGCAAAACTTCTTCTCTATCTACATCAAAACGTTCATCATTTAAATGAACATGGGAATCAATTCTCTTCATGTTTAAAATCTTCCTCTCTAAATTCATAGTGTTTTCCACAAAAATGACATTCCGCTTCCAGTTTTCCATCTTCTTGTAAAATTTTATCAATTTCTTCTTTTCCTAAGGTAATCAAAGCTCGATAAAATTTATCTCGATCACAGTTACAATGATATTGTATTTCTTTTTCTTCCAAAATTTCATACTCTTCGACTACTCTTTTTTCCTCAGAATTCATATCATCGTATAAAAGAGCTATGATATCTTCTAAATCCATTCCACCATGAAATAATTCATCAATGCTACGAATAGCTCCTACCTTCTGTTCCAAAGCTTCTAAAAAACTTTCTTCTGCATTCGGTAACAATTGCATCATATATCCGCCGGCTTTTTCTACGGTGTGCTCATCTCGAAATAAAACGGTGAAAGCAATGACCGTTGGAATTTGCTCCGAAGTATAAAAATATCCGGATAAATCATAGGCCAATCCATGGGAACTCATTTGACAAAATCCGATGTAAGGATCCTTCAAGCCAAAATCTTTAATGACTTTTAACATTCCCTCTCCCAATAAAGGAGTATCGCTCACATCGGGAGTATTATTTGACAAATATCCTTTCACATTTCCATTGGAATCGGCGGTGACTAAAATATTTTTAATTTGTCCGTTCGTATCTGTTCTTAAGGTTAAAATATCTTCCCCTTTCAAAGAATTTCCCATCAAAGAAGCGACCGTCAATAATCTCCCAAAACTATCCGCTGCTAAGAGATTGCAATGATGAATCTCCATAGCCTCTTGTACAATATCTGTTGTATCTACTGCAACAAATCTTGCATTTTTACTCAATCCTCGTATTACTCTTCCCATACTCTTCTCCTCTATTTGCTATAACGAAATAAATCTTTATATTTCTCATATTGTTTTTTTGTAATTATTTTTTTCAGTATAATATTATTGGAAATTCTTCCCTCTTTTTCTCGATATTTTTCTATCGCTTTGATTTCTTTTTTCGAGAAACCATAATAGCTTAATATTTTTTTATCAGCCCGATTGATAAACAGAGGATTTCTGTTTTTCTTTGTTCCTATTTCCAATCTCTTCGATAATTTATGGTAAGTTGCCTCTCCAATTCCCTTAATATTTTTCAGTTCTTCCAAATGTTCAAAAGCACCTACTGCATTTCGATATTCTAAAATTCCATCCGTATAACGGCTAGCAATTCCTGCTGCTAAAAATTCTCCCTTATTCGCTATGTTAATATCTACTTTTCCTTTTTGATTTTCCTTCATATTTCCTTGACTCATGATTATTTTGACTTCTTTTTCCGCAAAACTATATTTTGTCAAAAAGAAGAAAGAAAAACAAAGAAAAAATACTCCTATCTCTTTTCTATACTTCATTTTTTTCCTTTCGATATTTTTCAAACAATGCAAATTTTTGTTTTTGTCTTTCTTCCATTTCTCGAATGTATAAAGCAGGATCCTTTGGATTTACAAAACGTTCAATATAGTCATGCCCATTTTCTTCTTCCACGACAACTTTACTGATACCTCCTCCACCGAGAGCAATGGTATTTTGATTTTCCTCTATCATTTCCATGTTAAAAATAGACTCCATTCCTATTTTTGCATAGCCTATATTTTCTCCCCAATCCAACATATTCTTTTGTCGATATAAATAGTAGGGTTCTAACTTCTTTTCTCGCATAAGAGAAGAAATTTTCTCCTCAATCTTCTTCCTATCGATTTCTTCTCTCTCTTGACTTCCTTTGGCAAGTTTAGAAGCTCTTTTAAATGCCAAAGAATGAATGGTAATATTTTCCACGTCAAATTGCTTCAACTGTTCTAAAGTATCCAAAATATCCTCTGTCGTTTCTTCCGGTAAGCCTAAAATAAAATCCATATTGAGAATAAATCCCAATCTCTTACAATCTTCATAGACTTCTTCAAAATGTCTTCGATTAAATTTACGATGGACTCTCGCTAGAGTTTTTTCTTGAAAGGTCTGAGGATTTAAACTGACTCTATCCACTCCATATTTTTTTAAAATTTCCAATTTTTTTAAAGTAATACTGTCTTCTCTTCCCGCTTCAAAGGTAAATTCTCTCACGAAAGAAAAATCAATTTCTTCCCGAAACACTTTTAAAATTCTTTCCAAATCTTCTTCTGTTAGAGTACTCGGTGTTCCACCTCCAAAGTAAACAGATTCAATTTGTTGAGGCTGCTTTCGTAACTGCTCTCCTGTGAAACGAATTTCTTTTTCTAAAGTATTTACAAATTCTTTATAATATCGTCCCACTCCCCCTGAAATTTCATAGGAAGCAAAAGAACAATAACTACACTTTGTCGGACAAAAGGGAATACCTACATAAAGATTGGAAGCTCCTCGATGTAAAAATGTTTCTTCTTTTTTTACAATGTCGACCAATATCTTTGCCTTTTCTTTTTTTACCAAATAAAAATGTTCCAAATGCTCTAATACTTCTTTATAGGAAAAACCCTCTTTCAAAAATCGCCTAACAATTTTACTCGGTCGAACTCCCATCAGTCCTCCCCAAACATAATCTTTTTGATAAGCTTTTAATAGAGCTAATTTTACCATCGTTTGCTTTTGATCATCCACTGCCTTGCCTAAATCAGGATAACAAAATTCTACTTCTTTTCCAGCTATTTGAATTTTGACTCCGTCCGGAATTTCTTCTATCTTTAATTCTTCCTCCAAAGCTTCCGGAAGCATCACACGCATAAATTCTTCAATACTTCTTTTATTCAATCTTAAATCCTTTCCAATTTTCCTTTTCTGATCCAATTTTCTCGACTCTGTTCTTTACTACACATTCCCTGAGAGGCAGAGCTTTCTAACACAGAAGGAAGCTGAACTTCTCTTCCGGAAGAAATCATGTTGGCAACTGCCTTTGTATTTTTTAAGAGCTCAAATATAGGAACTCTTCCTCCTTCTTTTCCTTTGACTAACTCTTGAGCAATGGTCCATCGCAAAGAGCTGGATAGCCTTTGACGAATTTCCTCTTGCTTTTCCTTGGAAGAAAAAGAAATCATTTTATGAATGGTTTCCACACAGTTCCCTGTATGTAAAGTACTAAAAACTAGATGCCCACTCTCTGCAAAAGAAAGAGCGGTATATAAACTTTGTAAGTCTCGAATTTCTCCAATCAATAAAATATCAGGATCTTGACGAAGAGCTGCCTTCATAGCTGTCTCAAAACTCTCACTATCCCTTCCTATCTCTCTCTGGAAAAAAAGACTTTTCTTCTCTTGGTAATAGAATTCAATCGGGTCTTCTAAACAAATAATCTTCTT encodes:
- a CDS encoding coproporphyrinogen III oxidase — encoded protein: MRVMLPEALEEELKIEEIPDGVKIQIAGKEVEFCYPDLGKAVDDQKQTMVKLALLKAYQKDYVWGGLMGVRPSKIVRRFLKEGFSYKEVLEHLEHFYLVKKEKAKILVDIVKKEETFLHRGASNLYVGIPFCPTKCSYCSFASYEISGGVGRYYKEFVNTLEKEIRFTGEQLRKQPQQIESVYFGGGTPSTLTEEDLERILKVFREEIDFSFVREFTFEAGREDSITLKKLEILKKYGVDRVSLNPQTFQEKTLARVHRKFNRRHFEEVYEDCKRLGFILNMDFILGLPEETTEDILDTLEQLKQFDVENITIHSLAFKRASKLAKGSQEREEIDRKKIEEKISSLMREKKLEPYYLYRQKNMLDWGENIGYAKIGMESIFNMEMIEENQNTIALGGGGISKVVVEEENGHDYIERFVNPKDPALYIREMEERQKQKFALFEKYRKEKNEV
- a CDS encoding type IV pilus twitching motility protein PilT; this encodes MEKLFVKYRKLGASDLHIREEAKLCYRKNGDLYFSEEIVSNRDFDEFCQSLGILKEEQERDSSYEDSFGHRYRLNFAKGEKGRMLSVRIISEFLPEFPSELYIVLKDLFTSKHGLVLVTGSTGSGKSTTLRFFLEQYNESYAKKIICLEDPIEFYYQEKKSLFFQREIGRDSESFETAMKAALRQDPDILLIGEIRDLQSLYTALSFAESGHLVFSTLHTGNCVETIHKMISFSSKEKQEEIRQRLSSSLRWTIAQELVKGKEGGRVPIFELLKNTKAVANMISSGREVQLPSVLESSASQGMCSKEQSRENWIRKGKLERI